A section of the Triticum dicoccoides isolate Atlit2015 ecotype Zavitan chromosome 7A, WEW_v2.0, whole genome shotgun sequence genome encodes:
- the LOC119327764 gene encoding uncharacterized protein LOC119327764 encodes MPTSSGDGWGAPVLAMDGAHQFLRWQCRTRTHLCDGGQPHQDPPARWRPVGSVWRGTPHRSLMLCWSSTTTQLRQDLDAQGTYAVLANSSISSHAWLAYCRSDPPSFLPCVHGMTTARGRPMCVVDQEVENRLALLVHITSLCFPLDTWRERRKMADEGMANCIDIILAIILPPLGVILKFACGIEF; translated from the exons ATGCCCACCAGTTCTGGCGATGGATGGGGCGCACCAGTTCTAGCGATGGATGGGGCGCACCAGTTCTTGCGATGGCAGTGCCGGACCCGCACCCACCTGTGCGATGGAGGTCAGCCGCATCAAGATCCACCTGCGCGATGGAGGCCGGTCGGATCGGTGTGGCGCGGCACACCACACCGGAGCTTGATGCTGTGCTGGTCATCGACAACGACGCAACTCCGACAGGACCTAGACGCCCAAGGTACGTACGCCGTTCTTGCCAACTCTTCCATCTCCTCTCATGCGTGGCTTGCGTACTGCAGATCTGACCCCCCATCCTTCCTTCCTTGTGTTCACGGAATGACAACGGCAAGGGGACGACCGATGTGCGTGGTGGACCAGGAGGTGGAGAACCGTCTCGCCCTCCTTGTTCACATCACCTCCCTTTGCTTTCCCTTGGACActtggagagagagaaggaagatgGCGGACGAGGGGATGGCCAATTGCATCGACATCATCCTCGCCATCATCCTGCCGCCGCTCGGCGTCATCCTCAAGTTCGCCTGTGGG ATCGAGTTCTGA